The proteins below come from a single Rosa rugosa chromosome 2, drRosRugo1.1, whole genome shotgun sequence genomic window:
- the LOC133730940 gene encoding uncharacterized protein LOC133730940 yields MQAPIQQMMAPTLHMPRLTVGATALILGKMRELEERLLRAEAGTLPPTQNLLFAARPGPFTTRILQTVRPTYAKTPKIAQFGGSTDPFVHMDTFKKVTNNKGFDDATLCHLFSETLDGEEMSWLFECPPGSMDSFSALSNAFLSRFILMTDGYHNSSQLFSINQGVDETLKSFVTRWRTATSRCRDLDKTMALAAFKQGLHKASFLYHLNCNFPNTTYDYVMKEAVLHAQAEYNTYGATPPPPNTPLKNPQPATFQPGNTTTTPNMTTPPNDKKRE; encoded by the coding sequence ATGCAGGCACCTATACAACAGATGATGGCGCCAACCTTGCACATGCCTAGACTAACGGTTGGTGCCACCGCTTTGATATTGGGAAAAATGCGGGAACTAGAGGAAAGATTGCTAAGGGCTGAGGCCGGCACTCTACCGCCAACACAAAATCTACTCTTTGCAGCACGACCAGGTCCATTCACCACCAGAATTTTACAAACCGTCAGACCCACATATGCCAAGACACCTAAGATAGCTCAATTTGGCGGATCAACAGACCCATTTGTGCACATGGACACTTTCAAGAAGGTAACCAATAATAAGGGATTTGATGATGCAACACTTTGTCACctattcagcgaaacgttggatggcgaggaAATGAGTTGGCTTTTCGAATGCCCACCAGGTTCTATGGACTCGTTCTCAGCTCTGTCAAATGCATTTCTGTCAAGGTTCATCCTCATGACGGACGGTTACCACAACTCCAGTCAGTTATTCAGCATCAACCAAGGTGTGGATGAAACGTTAAAGTCATTTGTCACAAGGTGGAGAACCGCCACATCAAGATGTCGGGAtcttgataaaacaatggcgctggcggctttcaagcagggactccacAAGGCAAGCTTTCTATATCACCTCAACTGCAATTTTCCAAACACCACATATGACTACGTCATGAAAGAGGCAGTCCTACATGCCCAAGCAGAATACAATACTTATGGcgccacaccaccaccaccaaacacTCCACTCAAAAACCCCCAACCCGCCACATTCCAGCCAGGAAACACTACCACCACTCCAAACATGACCACACCACCCaatgacaagaaaagggaatga